In the Zingiber officinale cultivar Zhangliang chromosome 5A, Zo_v1.1, whole genome shotgun sequence genome, ACATATTGTTAatagtatttaatttttatactCTGAACCTCTCGATCAAATATTCCTCCGTCGAATATTTTTCACTTCCAAATATTCCTTCGTCCAGCCAAAACTTCTTTCTCGCGTTCAAAAGCCTTCACCAAACCAAGTACCTCCGCCTCAACCTCTCCACCGCTCCTTCTCCGCCGAACATCTCCGCCCAAACCCTAAACTCCCTCTCCGCTAAATTTCTCTGCCCAACCCTCTTCGTTGAACCCCTATCCGCCCTCTTAGATGAAGGTATGTTCACCCTCTTCGCTAAACATCTCGCTTCACTGGTACAATCTCATTTCTTAATCCCAATcctttcttcttttgatgtttgtttgtttgttcctTCAGATTTTGCTAATCATTTTGATCGCTAATAGATGAGATTTCTTTGAGCTTGTGTGCTTCAAAGATTAGGGTTTTGAAAATTTCCGTGATGATTGTTGTGCTTTAAAAATGTGTTGTAGTCATATTTGTTGATAACGACACTTCGATTAGTAttcttgttgatttttcattttatcTTGTTTGCTGGAAAGATTGGACTGGTAAGCGTAGAAATGGAACCTTGTTTGTTGGAAAGATCTAAATTAGAAAGCTACTCTTTTCTAACTGTGTTTATCTAATGAAAATATGAAGCTCAATGAATTGATCTCATTGTGGGCTATACGATGACTTTATCAAATCTCCATTTGATTGTAGTTGCCTAGTTTACCCCATAAGATCATTTTAAGTCAACATTGATTTGATAAGTGTTTCATTCAAAGAATTAACCATATCTAGTCTACAACCAACTCGTGATGCTCTGTAAGTTTTTTCTTTTGGAGGCTGCAAAATTAGATGGATTGGCTATGAGTCATGCCTTAGAGATGAAGCTCAAATCTCAATTATGGTAGGTTAGCTAGATGACACTTGTTCAAAATGCTGATTATTTTTCATACAAGTTCGCTTGATTTGGTCATTTTCACCATCTTAAAACACTTGGAGATTTTACAACTCTATGTTCTGTTAGCTAGCAGAGCCAAATCTTTGGCCAACTTTTCTTTAGGATTCATAATTGTTTTGCAATTACAAATTTTGGAGTAAAATTTCTAGAAACATTGAGTTGAAAAAAATCATAAAGAAAATCACTCGTGAAATTCTTTTGTGATGGATATGAAAGCTAGTTAAGAACCTTTTTCATTGAATCATTTTTGAAATTTACATGTAACTAAAAGTTGGCAATCCTAGTCAGATTCTCAAAATTTCCCTTTTATGGAATTGTAGTATAGCTAAGTTGTTAAGTTCTTGGTAGTGTACAGGAAAACTTAATCTTTTCCTACCAGATGGAGCATATAGACATGAAATACGCTTTACTATGAAAATGATACACTACTTTAGCCATTGAAACCCTTCCATTGAATTATGTCAATCACTCGATTTTGAAGGTACTTGTATTATCAGATAAACTGATTAGTAGTATCTACTTTGCTCATCAACCAACTTTTTTTTGTTATGGCCAAATTATTATTTTGTATTCATTACTTGCTTCTTTTTATGTTATGAAACACTTTGCAGTTTCTAGATGAACCACATTAAAACCCTTTGTGACTATATGTCCTACATGATATATTGTCGGCCTTAATTTCCTTCTTTACTTTAACTTCATGGTTATTTTGGTTTGCAATCTTGTTGCGTTAAGTTTCTAATTCAATTTCATTATTTGGGTAATTGTTCTCTATATTTAATTTACTCTTAGATAATCttatagtttaaaatttaaactagGAATTAACATCATCATATTATTTCAATATGTAGACATAGACTTAGGGTTGTTCAATCTTAGTACTCtaaattatttttagataaaaatatTTGTTGCTTTGTTTCCTTCATTATGTCTTGATTTTGTTTGTGTAGTTGGCAACTTCTATGTTTCTCTTTCTGCAACTACTTTTCAGATTCTAACTTTGTTGTGTACATACATATAGTAAATATTCACATTTACAAGACATGGTATATTACTAGTTTGGGTGAAAGACAAAGTACTTGCCTCTAATTTTCAATCAAGTTTGGGTGAAAGACAAAGTACTTACCTGtttgaaagaagaagaataataagaagaagaagaagaaggaaaaaacaaAAACAGTCTCTCCGCCGCGATGGGCTCTGCAACGGTCCTCGCATCACTCTGCTActgctccctctccctctcctcctcttcccaCTCCATGAAGGTGGCCCTCTTCATCTCTTCCCGTCTGCCCTCTAGGCTTCTCCCAAAATCCCACCTTCGTCCCATCTCCGCAGATTCTTTTCCACACTCCACCTGCCTCGACCCCCGCTGTGGGACGACCTCAAGCCGCTGGTGAGGCCTCTTTCTTTTGGAAACTTTGCGCGCAAAGGTAACTCCTTGTCCTCCATAAGATTTTGGTCTTCTTGAAAAACGAGTTCTTTGCTTGAGAGTTGTGTGTGCATACCTAATTCTAGGAAGATTAGGGGTTCAGTCACGCTGATGCATTTATTTCCGGAACCCATCACTAATACTAAGCTTCATTctggtcttcttcttcttcttcttcttcttcttcttcttattaaaTAGTTAAATTAAGCATCTTTTGCTTTTATGTATAAATTTCTTACCTACTTGTAGTTGATTCATTCCTGCTGCTGGGTTTACTTTCTTGTTTTCATAGACTTCCACGGATGTCTAATCTACTTGGAAAATATGTTTGATGTTCTTTTACTTGTTTGGCAGAGAAAAAGGTGAAATTTCATGGTAAAGTTGTTCGTGCTTCTTTATTTGGAGTGGGTGCTCCTGAAGCATTGGTTATTGGAGTGGTAGCTCTGCTGGTGTTTGGCCCTAAAGGCCTAGCTGAGGCAAGTTCCTTCTTTGAACAGTAGATAAATTCATCTGTACGTTGAAAATGTGGTAAAAATACATAGGAAATCCTGTGAATCTTCATAAGCTAACCAATCATGATATTAACATTTCACAAAGATAAAAAGATTTCTTTCATGGACACCCATTAATCTATACCCAAATGTGCCCTACAAGTTGTTACCTATTGTGTGTGTTACTAGATTAAAGTCGATGAAACTTCAATATATTGGTACAAATAAACAAATTTTTATTGTTAAACTTTTGGCCATCTGGGAAGCATGGCTTTAGGTTTCCAGCCTACCTGATTAGTTTTGCAATTGGTATCTCTTGGTTCTGAAAGCATATAAATTCTACAGTGGATATAATCACACTCTGTATCCCTTGATGGGCTAGTTATGTCATCAGGCTGAATTGTGAACTCTTACTCCCTAAATTGAATACCAAATAGTTTATTTATTTTGGATTCAGTTTGCAGGTTCTGTTATATTCCTTAGTATGAGAAGCTTCGATTTGAATGGATTATCATTATGGAGGGTCACTCAAGGCACACTTGGATTAGGACTTTCAGTAGAGATTTTTagatcaattttgatttattgtaggatgaatccaagttaattttaggtttgggttaaTCTTAATTGTACTTTAATCTTATTTGAGCCTTTTTCTCATGATTTGgtttgattttgatattattaaaTTACATTTTTGTCTTATGAGTATAAGTTTCACTGTGAGTTGAGCTAGATTGCTTTTGTTATTTTGGTGAAGTTTCATTGTGGTTGAGCTATATTGTTGTTACTATATTCACATCCAATGGCTTGAATTGTGATCTTGTTTGTATATCCACCCTGTTTGTGATTAAATTTCAAATGGCATGCATTGTCTACAGGAAGAGAATTGAACCATATTGGCAAAatgcttttgatttatttttctcttttaacTTTTTGATATTGTGAAAACAGGATGTGAATCACATATCCTTTTTAGACTTGAACATCTTGATATCAGTGATATAGGAtcttatacataaaaaaaaaaactacttctGTTTATCTGATTTAGTTTGTATTGTCAAGGTACTCTGGTATGCTTGAAAAGGAGGTAAAGATTGCTTGTCTTGTCTGTCACGACTGTTGTGATTGCAAAGCATGTTCTAGAAGTCCAGCTAAAGATGGTTATAAGGTTTACTTACTTTTAACATGCAAAGTTTTATGAACATTATTTACTTTGAGAATGTTTTGTCATGAAAGTTTCCATTTATGTGATCTTCAGGATCTTGAAATTGTTCAAGAGCGTATATACGATGAGTTTGTAGAGAAAGCAAAAGCCCATGCCTTAAAACGCATTGTTGGAGACCCCTTTAAAAAGGGTGTTGAACAAGGTCCTCAGGTATCCTCCTTTTTCTGTCTTTGTTCTCTCTGAAAGGTAGAAACTGCcgtatttgtttgtgtcttaatTTATGTGCTCATACTAATTTTCATCTCATTCGATTGATGTTTGATCGTGCATAACTCGTATAAAACATGTATGAAAAGGTCGTCTAGCTTCTTAACAAAGAAGTTCTGAAACCTGTCCATATTGAGTACTTTCGTTCTTCACACATATCTCAGATTGATGAGGAGCAGTTTAGCAAGATCTTGCGTTACATCAAATCGGGAATCAACAGTGGTGCTACGCTAGTAACAGGTGGAGATCGAATTGGAAACAAAGGTTATTACATTCAGCCGACCATCTTCTCTGATGTACAAGTATGGCTTAGTCCTTAAATCTATAAAGGTTTGGTAAACTCTCAATCTGCATTTGTGATGACAGTTGTGATATTTGAAATTTATAGGATGAAATGAAAATAGCACAAGATGAGATCTTCAGTCCTGTTCAATCGATCCTTAAGTTCAGGCCAGTGCAACATCTTATGCCAGTcttcttgatgtgtacaatatcaaGATGAAATTCTAGATTGTGTTagtctttttttatttaatttccattAAGCTGatgtggttgtgtatattgaacCCAATTGATCTTATCATGCTTTAAATTTTTGGATTTCATCATTAAGTTAACGACTAATTTGATAATGCTATGAAGAAAGTTGCTGAGGGAGAatattttctaaataactaatgAATGATTTCAAGGTAATTTGTGtaagttcaaaaaataatttacttggtaaaatatattgaaattgaagTTTCTGTGAGGTCAATTGAACCCACAACCCTTCATATGCCTCCACCCTTGTATAAATGTATAACAAATGTCATGCTTGTacttgttgaaaaatattttgtagaTATGTTTTTAAGTTACTGATCAAATTCACTTGAAGCTGGAATGAGTTTATTTTtgtaattagttaaattattttgaacgtgattgtattttaaatttatttattgccTCTAATCTTCAATAACATTGAgcaattatattttgaaatttggttttaaatgTTAGTTAGTGTTCCTACACTAGCATAAGATTTCGTCGCTTTTGTTAATGTCCTTACAGATTGATCTGCGAATATTGAAGGCTGTCGCTCTTGAGCATCCTAATGATATTGATGCTGCAGCGGAATCTATTCTTGTAGAAATTCTACCCTCAATTGCCACTTCTCATGAATCATCATTCTCTCTACAAGATGCAAATGAAGTGGTTCGTGTCTCATCTTCAGGTAATGCTTCTTTTGTTCTCTGGTTGATGTCCAAAAATTTTGTGCTATAAGTTCTAATTCTTTTCTTGCTATACACCTGTTGCAAGGAAAAACACGGATTTCCAAATCATTTTATTGTTTTCATGTATTTATAcacttttttttaattttgcagATGGAAAGGGTAAGCAGCCTATGTTTTATGAACATCAAGAAGAGGAACGAACATCAAATCATCTATCTGGGAATGAGCTTGTAGTTTGGGAAAATACAGTTTCTAGTCATGGTCCAACCTCTGCCTCTGCCAATACAGGCTCATCTTATTCGAAATGATATCTATTAGTGTTAATCTAATGAGCTTGTATTTAAGCTTGTAGTTTGTGCAACTTAATCGATggtctaccttgatgtgtacaatatctattagcttttgatgtaaaaagaatatttgtgtattttatggatactgttgtaagaagaatatttatgtaatttatgaatatttgtgtattttatggatactgttggaagaagaatatttgtgtaatttatgaatatttgtgttttcttggatactgtcggtttttcactgtttcagaaatcgaatttgtgtcgttaaacaatactgatattacatcggttttccaccgttgtAAAACcgatgtcattaactaatattacatcggttgtataccgctgccaaaactggtgttattaacatataatattacatcgattttacacccgatgtcattaagtgatactacaccaattttaacctgatgtctaaaatgacagaccttttacatcggcttcatagacatcggtcgaaaatgtaatagacaccggtggaaaaccgatgtctataagggtttttgttgtagtgagagttccatatagttatggaactaatcctaggtctagtggtcaagtcaaaaatacaagggaagttatccctagaagtatttttgcaacaacaaacgtgactaagacttctaagaagtctaagaaagtcactaagaaggtcacaagggaagcaatccctagagttgacctagaaaagatgaccaaggactctaagaagcctaacaaggtcactaagaaagtatctagggaagttatccctagtgaatacctagagcatccaaggagcaccaatagattttgggttcctaagagcattttctctaccccttagatgggttagagagtgtcaactctgattagaagggtagttaacccaactttgatgaagttgacactcggagagcattttcaaggttattgttaacctttgaaaatgaaaagaataaatgagttactcttggaaagagtaagatgtgtcataatttaagaaattggatataattttaaattggcacaaaatttataaaagcaaaagaaatgtcaaaattgggttttgacattttcttgggaagtAATGGACAATCTAGGCtttaaatttaagttagctaaggtttaaggatacttagatagatagtttaggtactttatttatgctaatttaccatcctttgtttgctcatcatatgtcatgacatcatatttattcttgcactcatgcctgattatgaaaaatacaaaaataccatgtcatgtcatacatacatcatgtagttatagaaaattttcttttgagaaTTATtcatctttgatgtatgccataacgcatcatgcattattttaattccttgcaaattaaggacaaatgacatcattaacaagtaacatccttggtggatgttcataatctcaAAATACCTAGacagatatgcatgatccttagattagggcaaaaccaaaagtttacatctcactaaagaactataaggtgacttgtatgtgatttcggacacattaaatacaagtgagatgttaggatgatgaataaaactcaagatgttgatttagtgcattttttttagttttaagtacatcaaaacacatagttatgtgttttccaatcattaggaaagctaatgtacaagtcatgtgcattgagctcaaagaatatggtgggatattggttttgaaaataattttaaatatactttggaaaaccttgatgaaggctatcttttgatagtaatcatcattg is a window encoding:
- the LOC121979536 gene encoding aldehyde dehydrogenase family 2 member B7, mitochondrial-like — encoded protein: MLEKEVKIACLVCHDCCDCKACSRSPAKDGYKDLEIVQERIYDEFVEKAKAHALKRIVGDPFKKGVEQGPQIDEEQFSKILRYIKSGINSGATLVTGGDRIGNKGYYIQPTIFSDVQDEMKIAQDEIFSPVQSILKFRPVQHLMPVFLMCTISR